The following proteins are encoded in a genomic region of uncultured Vibrio sp.:
- a CDS encoding response regulator transcription factor, whose translation MFIVDDHDIVRAGICSILNTLSSVEVVGESATGLNLIPSLKKSKADLLILDVSIKGINGIELVSMIRKHKIAINILMLSMHKNIEYVARCLRNGAQGYLLKDSAVEELELAVASVMSGGSYISQKIDKPMLKDLLGKTQDAVPLDLLTSRQRQILQLIVEGYSTNKIADDTCISIKTVETHRSNIMKKLNIKDIPNLVRFAIENKLLVTTT comes from the coding sequence GTGTTCATTGTTGACGACCATGATATAGTCAGAGCGGGGATATGTAGTATATTAAATACACTATCAAGCGTTGAAGTGGTCGGAGAAAGTGCGACTGGCCTCAATTTGATTCCTAGCTTGAAAAAGTCTAAAGCAGATTTACTTATTTTGGATGTTTCAATCAAAGGGATCAATGGAATAGAGCTGGTAAGCATGATTCGAAAGCATAAGATAGCCATTAATATTTTGATGCTATCGATGCATAAAAATATAGAGTATGTAGCAAGGTGCTTAAGAAATGGGGCGCAAGGCTATTTACTTAAAGACTCTGCCGTAGAAGAGCTGGAATTAGCGGTTGCTTCAGTGATGAGCGGTGGTAGTTATATTAGTCAAAAAATCGATAAACCTATGCTTAAGGATTTGTTAGGTAAAACACAAGATGCCGTGCCTTTAGATTTGCTCACAAGTAGACAAAGGCAAATTCTTCAGTTAATCGTCGAAGGATACTCCACAAATAAAATAGCCGATGATACCTGCATTAGTATCAAAACCGTTGAAACACACAGATCAAACATCATGAAGAAGTTGAATATTAAAGATATTCCTAATCTTGTTCGCTTTGCAATAGAGAACAAACTCTTGGTGACAACAACGTAA
- a CDS encoding sensor histidine kinase — protein sequence MDCVNFEDPERWIRFLNQKLQNIKDEERASISRELHDDLGQVLTAIQINLQLHRKECCHSRDRVDDSIELIEDIIDKVRHKSAELRPGIISEWCFIDAIKRLLEKMSDPQSNKIDFKSKPNFPDVSQQLKNDLFRIIQEATNNAIRHANASTIFVNLDFNAEKITVSISDNGTGFEINKIKRKVNTQLHLGLLGMEERAARHKGKIHIQSEINTGTRILAELKYDIHE from the coding sequence ATGGATTGTGTGAACTTTGAAGATCCAGAAAGATGGATACGTTTTCTTAATCAAAAATTGCAAAACATTAAGGATGAAGAAAGAGCAAGCATATCAAGGGAACTGCATGATGATCTGGGGCAGGTACTAACTGCCATTCAAATCAACTTACAATTACACAGGAAAGAGTGTTGTCATAGCCGCGACCGAGTAGATGACTCAATAGAGTTAATTGAAGACATAATAGATAAAGTTCGCCATAAGTCTGCCGAGCTTCGGCCAGGCATTATTAGTGAGTGGTGTTTTATTGATGCAATAAAACGACTTCTTGAAAAAATGTCCGATCCTCAATCAAATAAAATAGACTTTAAATCTAAGCCAAACTTTCCTGATGTAAGTCAACAATTAAAAAATGACTTATTCAGAATAATTCAAGAAGCCACAAATAATGCTATTCGCCATGCTAATGCGAGTACTATCTTCGTTAATCTAGACTTTAATGCCGAAAAAATAACCGTTTCTATTTCTGACAATGGTACTGGTTTTGAAATAAACAAAATAAAACGCAAAGTAAATACTCAGCTACACCTTGGATTACTAGGTATGGAAGAGAGAGCTGCACGTCACAAAGGAAAAATCCATATCCAATCAGAGATAAATACTGGAACAAGAATATTGGCGGAATTGAAATATGATATACACGAGTAA
- a CDS encoding S8 family serine peptidase, whose protein sequence is MKILNKSLIAMGVCLSFSAHAEDDRYIIQVDSANKGVVKNLAKKLGADINVEGEAFFAATFTGKDLATVKGLLNNPHIQLVEEDAKRKLLSYSDDIGDPRDTQLTPYAVYQSQADQLTLQPNDFIKVCVIDSGLDHTNNDFDWQTITGDDDSGTGNWDENGGPHGTHVAGTIGAEDNGFGIIGMAPGVPMHIVKVFNADGWGYSSDLAYAAEKCSDAGANIINMSLGGGAPTTAEENAFKTFTNNGGLVLAAAGNDGNDVLSYPAGYQSVMMVGANDNNDQIAAFSQFPECTIVYNGKKGKNSQEIIDSTCVEVTAGGVNTLSTYPADMAATSILNAGDQFVPSSGFTYSGYGDVSGEVHYMGLGKEVDTNANGKICLIDRGEISFDEKVLNCETSGGIGAVVVNNVDGMLNGTLGEETTTSIPALGADLKDRELLHSSATISVEVSRSDYGFMSGTSMATPGVAGMAALLWSNHQTCTGSQIRDALKQTAFDAGAPGHDNYFGYGIVKVADAHEYLLANGCDEQAAAYIELATSVSNGKKGYSIDLEWVNASARKVEVYRNGTVISTTNNDGAYSDTLASDAYGMYTYKVCDQSSGNCSNISSVTFN, encoded by the coding sequence ATGAAAATTTTGAATAAATCGCTTATCGCGATGGGCGTTTGCTTGTCGTTTAGCGCACATGCAGAAGATGATCGTTACATTATTCAGGTTGATAGTGCAAACAAAGGCGTGGTTAAAAACCTAGCCAAAAAACTGGGTGCAGATATCAATGTCGAAGGTGAAGCGTTTTTTGCCGCGACCTTCACAGGCAAGGACCTAGCAACCGTTAAAGGACTTCTTAACAACCCACATATCCAACTTGTAGAAGAAGACGCAAAGCGTAAACTGCTTAGCTATAGCGACGACATCGGTGACCCGCGTGACACTCAGTTGACGCCATACGCAGTCTATCAATCACAAGCCGATCAATTAACGTTACAACCTAATGATTTTATTAAGGTCTGTGTTATCGACTCGGGCTTAGACCATACGAATAATGACTTCGACTGGCAAACTATCACCGGTGACGATGATTCAGGAACTGGTAATTGGGATGAGAACGGCGGTCCACACGGCACGCACGTAGCAGGTACGATTGGTGCGGAAGACAATGGCTTTGGCATCATCGGTATGGCGCCAGGTGTTCCAATGCATATAGTTAAGGTATTTAATGCCGATGGTTGGGGGTACTCTTCTGATCTCGCTTACGCAGCAGAAAAATGTTCCGATGCGGGCGCTAATATCATCAACATGAGTTTAGGTGGTGGTGCACCCACGACTGCAGAAGAGAATGCGTTCAAAACCTTTACCAACAACGGCGGCCTAGTTCTTGCCGCTGCAGGGAATGATGGCAATGATGTGCTTTCTTATCCTGCTGGCTACCAATCAGTGATGATGGTTGGTGCGAACGACAATAATGATCAAATTGCGGCATTCTCTCAGTTCCCGGAATGTACCATCGTATATAACGGGAAAAAAGGCAAAAACAGCCAAGAAATCATTGATTCGACCTGTGTTGAAGTCACCGCTGGCGGCGTTAACACTCTTTCAACCTACCCTGCAGACATGGCAGCAACATCGATATTAAACGCAGGTGATCAGTTCGTACCTTCCTCAGGATTTACCTACTCTGGCTACGGTGATGTATCAGGTGAAGTACATTACATGGGATTAGGAAAGGAAGTAGATACCAATGCCAACGGTAAAATTTGCCTAATAGATCGCGGGGAAATCTCATTTGATGAGAAAGTGCTTAACTGTGAGACATCTGGTGGTATCGGTGCTGTTGTCGTGAACAACGTCGATGGCATGCTGAATGGCACGCTAGGTGAAGAAACCACAACGTCTATTCCTGCATTAGGTGCAGATTTGAAAGACCGTGAACTGCTACATTCATCGGCAACCATCAGTGTAGAAGTCAGTCGCTCTGATTATGGTTTTATGAGTGGTACATCAATGGCTACACCTGGCGTAGCTGGTATGGCAGCACTACTTTGGTCAAACCACCAAACTTGTACCGGTAGTCAAATCCGTGATGCATTAAAGCAAACAGCGTTTGATGCAGGTGCACCTGGTCACGATAACTACTTCGGCTACGGCATAGTTAAAGTTGCCGATGCGCATGAGTACTTACTAGCGAATGGCTGTGATGAACAAGCAGCGGCATACATTGAACTTGCTACATCCGTATCCAATGGCAAAAAAGGTTACAGCATTGATTTGGAATGGGTTAACGCTAGCGCGCGTAAAGTAGAGGTTTACCGAAACGGAACGGTTATTTCTACTACCAACAATGATGGAGCATATTCTGACACGCTAGCTAGCGATGCCTACGGTATGTACACCTACAAAGTATGTGATCAATCAAGCGGTAACTGCTCAAATATCTCAAGTGTGACGTTTAATTAA
- the cas6f gene encoding type I-F CRISPR-associated endoribonuclease Cas6/Csy4: protein MKYYLDITLLPDAEVSLGFIWEKVYQQIHLLLVENKGAKNQSQIGLSFPNYGDKTFPLGNQLRLLAENEDQLVQANVHQWLQRLSDYVHVKSIKTVPSEVNEFACFYRVNPKSQQRRIKQLDRRVSVLAQKHGVAEEEMRTQLLASIEQRSDESKLPYINVQSLSSATNDQRHKFMLFIKCEKTSEPKDKGNVFTCYGLSPTEQGTTPVFVPCF from the coding sequence ATGAAATATTACCTAGACATCACCTTACTGCCTGATGCCGAAGTGTCGTTGGGGTTTATTTGGGAAAAGGTCTACCAACAAATCCATTTGTTGCTGGTGGAAAATAAAGGTGCGAAAAACCAATCTCAAATAGGTTTGAGCTTTCCAAACTATGGCGATAAAACCTTTCCATTAGGTAATCAGCTCCGATTATTAGCAGAAAACGAAGATCAATTGGTTCAAGCGAATGTTCACCAGTGGCTGCAACGGTTAAGTGATTATGTTCATGTCAAATCCATTAAAACCGTGCCAAGTGAGGTCAATGAGTTCGCGTGTTTTTATCGCGTGAATCCAAAATCCCAACAGCGTCGCATCAAACAACTCGATCGCCGAGTTTCGGTTTTAGCGCAAAAACATGGGGTCGCAGAAGAAGAGATGCGCACACAATTATTAGCATCCATTGAACAACGTTCTGATGAAAGCAAATTGCCGTACATCAATGTGCAAAGCCTATCTTCAGCAACGAATGATCAACGCCATAAATTTATGTTGTTTATCAAGTGCGAAAAGACTTCGGAGCCAAAGGATAAAGGTAACGTGTTTACCTGTTACGGTTTAAGCCCAACAGAGCAAGGAACGACACCTGTCTTTGTTCCTTGCTTTTAA
- the csy3 gene encoding type I-F CRISPR-associated protein Csy3 yields MADKKLTTPSVLAFEAKLIPSDALMFAGNWEENQWTPILVGEKSVRGTISNRLKNAIASDPVKLDAEVSKANLQTVDTAALNHSTDTLKVDFSLRVLGGLDMPSTCNIPEYQQALAEKIHAYQEETGFTELAQRYAQNIANARFLWRNRVGAENVRVDVQAADKQFTFNSYEFDLRAFDEKQQVAELAALIQQGLTGEAVFLKVSAFAKLGEGQAVFPSQELVMDKDKGDKTGKKSKFLYQIDGQAAMHSQKIGNALRTIDTWHPAVEEVGPIAVESYGSVTNRGAAYRQSIENMDFYKLLDSWMLKGQTPELEQQHYIMAMLIRGGVFGK; encoded by the coding sequence ATGGCTGATAAAAAATTAACAACACCGTCTGTACTGGCTTTTGAAGCAAAATTGATCCCTTCAGACGCTCTAATGTTTGCTGGTAATTGGGAAGAAAACCAATGGACGCCAATCTTGGTGGGCGAAAAATCCGTGCGTGGCACAATTTCAAACCGCCTAAAAAATGCGATTGCTAGTGATCCGGTAAAATTGGATGCGGAAGTGTCAAAAGCCAACCTACAAACGGTTGATACCGCAGCGTTAAATCACAGCACAGATACATTAAAAGTCGATTTTTCACTGCGTGTATTAGGTGGTTTGGATATGCCTTCAACCTGTAATATCCCTGAATATCAGCAGGCGCTTGCAGAAAAAATTCATGCTTATCAAGAAGAAACAGGGTTTACTGAACTGGCTCAGCGTTATGCACAAAACATTGCCAATGCTCGTTTCTTATGGCGTAACCGTGTTGGGGCAGAAAATGTGCGAGTAGATGTTCAAGCGGCTGATAAACAGTTTACTTTCAATAGCTATGAATTTGATTTGCGCGCTTTTGATGAAAAACAACAAGTGGCTGAATTAGCAGCGTTAATTCAGCAAGGTTTAACCGGCGAAGCCGTTTTTCTTAAAGTCTCTGCTTTTGCCAAACTGGGTGAAGGTCAAGCCGTGTTCCCATCACAAGAGCTCGTTATGGATAAGGACAAAGGGGACAAAACTGGTAAGAAAAGTAAATTCCTTTATCAGATTGATGGCCAAGCGGCAATGCACTCCCAAAAAATCGGTAATGCGCTGCGTACCATCGACACATGGCATCCAGCTGTAGAAGAAGTGGGGCCAATTGCCGTTGAATCTTATGGTTCGGTGACTAACCGTGGTGCAGCATATCGTCAGTCAATAGAAAATATGGATTTTTACAAACTACTTGATAGTTGGATGTTAAAAGGTCAAACCCCTGAGTTAGAACAGCAGCACTACATTATGGCAATGTTGATCCGTGGTGGAGTTTTCGGCAAATAA
- the csy2 gene encoding type I-F CRISPR-associated protein Csy2: MKSYLLLKKIDVQNANAIAGLTYGFPAITNFLGFAHALSRKLAPKVGVTLGGVAVISHKNAVHARQPSGWGDYVFALTRNPLTQQGKTAPINEEGRMSMQVSLLIELEGMASGNEQKKAQLMAELRRIVPTMRVAGGQITHVQDYLALTDEKQQSKELRRLMPGFALIDRRHYLAEHFAALQQVKPESTLMDAWCDFATLAYKATPLDGEVVNEEGEGKTKAQWDYKPKPNAGYLVPLASGYCAISKCYQPGEVANVRDTSVPVTFAETAYTVGEWLSVHRLENIQRGIWHYHHDFPWYVAQGDVPDIESKQNDIPEPDLLDETEDDGFDPDFF, encoded by the coding sequence ATGAAGTCTTACCTCTTATTGAAAAAAATCGATGTGCAAAATGCCAACGCCATTGCTGGATTAACCTACGGTTTTCCTGCTATCACTAACTTTTTGGGTTTTGCTCATGCTTTATCGCGTAAGTTAGCACCCAAAGTGGGTGTGACTCTTGGTGGTGTCGCGGTGATCAGCCATAAAAATGCGGTGCATGCACGTCAACCAAGTGGCTGGGGCGACTATGTATTTGCCTTAACCCGTAACCCTCTGACTCAACAAGGTAAAACTGCGCCGATTAACGAAGAAGGGCGTATGTCGATGCAAGTCTCTTTATTGATTGAACTTGAAGGCATGGCGTCTGGTAATGAGCAGAAAAAAGCACAACTGATGGCTGAGCTACGTCGAATCGTGCCTACCATGCGGGTAGCCGGTGGGCAAATTACCCATGTGCAGGATTATTTAGCTCTAACGGATGAAAAACAGCAGAGTAAAGAACTGCGCCGTTTAATGCCCGGCTTTGCCTTGATTGACCGCCGTCATTACTTGGCAGAACACTTTGCCGCCTTACAACAAGTTAAACCAGAAAGCACATTAATGGATGCGTGGTGTGATTTTGCCACCTTAGCTTACAAAGCCACGCCGCTTGATGGGGAAGTGGTGAATGAAGAGGGCGAAGGGAAAACCAAAGCGCAATGGGATTACAAACCGAAACCCAATGCTGGCTACTTAGTGCCTTTGGCAAGTGGCTATTGCGCCATTTCTAAGTGTTACCAACCGGGTGAAGTCGCCAATGTGCGTGATACGTCGGTGCCCGTTACCTTTGCTGAAACCGCTTATACCGTCGGTGAATGGCTGAGTGTGCATCGACTAGAAAATATCCAACGTGGCATTTGGCATTACCACCACGATTTCCCTTGGTACGTTGCGCAAGGCGATGTGCCTGACATTGAATCGAAACAAAACGACATACCTGAACCTGATTTGCTGGATGAAACCGAAGATGACGGTTTCGATCCCGATTTTTTCTGA
- the csy1 gene encoding type I-F CRISPR-associated protein Csy1 — MDGTLSAAIAEYINQRKQAKLEPLQKALNKELENSDDPVAIEKAKAEYHEQADPIETAYDPVAWLTDAASKAHKISIATHVPKFTHSSAKASSFIVPNQECTNNQYLTTSSLNNTVLDFSVSDAKLLPIAGLLQVLANGDSLLNQVQKGHVEALSSFTPDTALLEEWYRGFSKALCDDVISSHTLMKQVYFPICMEENKAEYQYHLLCPIYSSSLSNKLSDRVLYTRNKDSEDIRKARRNGVYDSREYISFPTTAVQHFGGDNAQNVSQLNSKRNGRGFLLNCAPPSYQAQTKPPLSSKTLFNRQFSWRTSQLVREFKAFLTGLTEKDRNFKTRYQRDYFYVKPLIDSLLNFASEIQTIPECAGWTNAPECNMKRAHQLFLDLDNPNDAFQHERDKGDWLDEVAGDFANWLLHKLENKEHYLLGDAEQRYFKKLCLNELRVFERMGSVPEEHHA, encoded by the coding sequence ATGGACGGAACATTAAGTGCCGCGATCGCGGAGTACATTAACCAGCGCAAACAAGCAAAGTTAGAACCGTTGCAAAAAGCGCTCAATAAAGAGCTGGAGAACAGTGACGATCCGGTTGCTATTGAGAAAGCCAAAGCGGAATACCATGAACAAGCTGATCCGATAGAAACGGCTTATGATCCAGTAGCATGGTTAACTGATGCGGCTTCTAAAGCGCATAAAATATCAATAGCGACTCATGTACCTAAATTTACCCATAGCAGTGCAAAAGCGAGTAGCTTTATTGTCCCTAATCAAGAATGCACAAATAATCAATACCTTACTACATCTTCTTTGAACAATACTGTATTGGATTTTAGTGTTTCCGATGCCAAGTTGCTTCCTATTGCTGGTTTATTGCAAGTTTTAGCCAATGGCGACTCACTGTTAAATCAAGTACAGAAAGGTCATGTTGAGGCATTATCATCTTTTACCCCAGACACCGCTTTACTCGAAGAATGGTATCGTGGGTTTAGTAAAGCGCTTTGCGATGATGTTATTTCATCACATACACTGATGAAGCAAGTATATTTCCCAATATGTATGGAAGAGAATAAAGCTGAATATCAATACCATTTGCTTTGCCCCATCTATTCATCTTCGCTGTCCAATAAATTATCGGATAGGGTTTTGTATACTCGTAACAAGGATTCTGAAGATATTAGAAAAGCACGGCGGAATGGGGTTTACGATAGCCGTGAATATATTTCTTTTCCAACAACAGCTGTTCAACATTTTGGTGGAGACAATGCGCAAAATGTGTCTCAATTGAATAGTAAACGTAATGGTCGTGGTTTCCTTTTAAATTGCGCTCCACCGAGTTATCAAGCGCAAACCAAACCACCATTGTCGAGTAAAACGCTGTTTAATCGCCAATTCAGTTGGCGCACCAGCCAACTCGTGCGTGAGTTTAAGGCGTTTTTAACCGGGTTAACTGAAAAAGATCGCAATTTTAAAACCCGATATCAACGCGATTATTTTTACGTTAAACCTTTAATCGATAGCTTGCTGAACTTTGCCTCAGAAATTCAAACCATTCCAGAATGTGCCGGTTGGACTAACGCTCCTGAGTGCAATATGAAGCGCGCTCATCAACTCTTTTTGGATCTCGATAACCCGAATGACGCATTTCAACACGAGCGTGATAAAGGCGATTGGCTTGATGAAGTTGCAGGGGACTTTGCTAACTGGTTACTGCATAAATTGGAGAATAAAGAGCACTACTTGCTGGGCGATGCAGAACAACGTTATTTCAAAAAATTGTGTTTGAATGAGCTGCGTGTTTTTGAACGCATGGGCAGTGTGCCAGAGGAGCATCACGCATGA
- the cas3f gene encoding type I-F CRISPR-associated helicase Cas3f: MMVTFVSECEKKALKKTRRVLDAFADRIGSNTWQTLITEDGLQTVKKMLKKTASRSTAVSCHWIRSRSRSQLLWVVGNRSKFNLEGVVAVNRTSLNLEHREWESGWHLNEMIVLASSVAGLFHDFGKANALFQKKLQGKSATKGEPYRHEWVSLRLFEAFVRDKTDQEWIDELAQLSEPKAAKACNKQMLASIFQDAPNVWQNPFAEEHLAPFAKLIAWLVVSHHRLPKNNNRESGVNIEEMEQWLNQCFSCHWNSPNALDLSQFTAQAIQDNWAFPNGTPLLSRTWQHKACKLGLRMKNNPLLAKDSISWFDQRFVAHMARLSLMLADHYYSSLSIREGKTAWQDPHYQAIANTDRNSAHDKSTTPKQKLDEHNIGVAVNAQRFAHNLPALKTTLPAIAQHRLFAKSSGIEKYQWQDKAFAKAKAIAKETERQGFFGVNMASTGCGKTIANARFMYGLADEREGCRFSVALGLRTLTLQTGDAYRELLKLGDDELAVLIGSQVVKELHELNSTQADQGSESAEDWFEQLFISYEGQIYDGRLKHWLSASPKLEQLVSAPILVSTIDHLMPATESQRGGKQIAPMLRLLTSDLVLDEPDDFGLEDMPALCRLVNWAGMLGSRVLLSSATLPPSLIKTLFDAYKAGREQFNQAQFAEQKQPPIWCAWIDEFTTQTESLSNVSDFVAVHRKFVDKRVAKLQQIDQPLRKGAIVQVDDNQIDTTANRSAREMSVYKTVAQTIYEQIHQLHQAHAVTSPNGKKVSLGVVRMANINPMVAVAQLLSQLAPQANVRICYCVYHSQFPLALRSFKEHKLDRLLDRHEPDKLWQQPEIKAVLDSAEEENIVFVVLGTSVVEVGRDHDYDWAIAEPSSMRALIQLAGRIQRHRQQVPNQANLVVLNQNIKALKGDAIAYCHPGFESAALPLNSHDISELLGDELANVSAITRVKEPIYHRTGRDFLSNSNSGRDRAYPVQSFLVQEHRALRFALESMPKPEFYHSGREANRWWSEEYGKYAVWNAEFIEQTEFRQSDPQEAFVLRRDEDEQLEWCQLDTSSKPYQFKTTSHRFKSVGIELAAGCQWWFNDDPIEIYSHFAGQFGQTLSHTSARLGEIQLRAEQQDQTIEWAWHEQLGVFQQNNQ, translated from the coding sequence ATGATGGTGACTTTTGTTTCTGAGTGCGAGAAGAAAGCCCTCAAGAAAACCCGCCGTGTTTTAGATGCTTTTGCTGACCGAATTGGTAGCAACACTTGGCAAACATTAATCACCGAAGATGGATTGCAAACGGTCAAAAAGATGCTGAAAAAAACGGCTAGTCGAAGCACAGCGGTTAGCTGCCACTGGATTCGAAGCCGTTCTCGCAGCCAGTTGTTATGGGTGGTGGGAAACCGTTCTAAATTTAACTTAGAAGGCGTAGTGGCGGTAAACCGAACCTCGCTGAATTTAGAACATCGAGAGTGGGAATCGGGCTGGCATCTCAATGAAATGATCGTTTTAGCCAGTTCCGTTGCTGGGCTGTTTCACGATTTTGGTAAAGCCAATGCGTTGTTTCAAAAAAAGCTTCAAGGGAAATCGGCAACCAAAGGCGAACCCTATCGTCATGAATGGGTTTCGTTGCGCCTTTTTGAAGCCTTTGTGCGTGATAAAACCGATCAAGAATGGATTGATGAATTAGCACAACTGTCCGAACCCAAGGCGGCAAAAGCGTGTAACAAGCAAATGTTGGCATCGATATTTCAAGATGCCCCCAACGTATGGCAAAACCCTTTTGCTGAGGAACATCTTGCGCCATTTGCGAAATTGATTGCGTGGTTAGTTGTATCTCATCACCGCCTACCGAAAAACAATAATCGTGAGAGTGGCGTGAATATTGAAGAGATGGAACAATGGCTAAATCAATGTTTTAGCTGCCATTGGAATTCTCCGAATGCATTGGATCTGAGTCAATTCACTGCTCAAGCCATTCAAGACAATTGGGCATTTCCCAACGGCACGCCATTATTGAGTCGCACTTGGCAGCATAAAGCCTGCAAACTTGGACTACGGATGAAAAACAATCCGCTGCTCGCCAAAGATTCCATCAGTTGGTTTGATCAACGTTTTGTTGCTCATATGGCAAGATTGTCGCTGATGTTAGCCGACCACTATTATTCTTCACTCTCAATTCGAGAGGGGAAAACGGCATGGCAAGATCCTCACTATCAAGCCATTGCCAATACCGATCGCAATTCCGCACATGATAAAAGCACCACACCTAAACAAAAACTGGATGAACACAACATCGGTGTAGCGGTGAATGCGCAGCGTTTTGCGCACAATTTACCTGCCTTAAAAACCACATTGCCAGCCATTGCTCAGCACCGCTTGTTTGCCAAAAGCTCGGGTATTGAAAAATATCAATGGCAAGATAAAGCCTTTGCGAAAGCCAAAGCCATTGCCAAAGAGACAGAGCGCCAAGGATTCTTCGGTGTGAATATGGCATCAACTGGCTGTGGCAAAACCATTGCGAATGCGCGTTTTATGTATGGTTTAGCCGATGAGCGTGAAGGTTGTCGTTTCTCGGTTGCATTAGGGTTGCGAACCCTGACTCTGCAAACCGGAGATGCTTATCGCGAGTTACTGAAATTAGGTGACGATGAACTGGCGGTATTGATTGGCTCTCAAGTAGTAAAAGAATTGCATGAACTCAATAGCACTCAGGCAGATCAGGGCAGTGAATCGGCAGAAGATTGGTTTGAACAGCTGTTTATTAGCTACGAAGGGCAAATTTACGATGGTCGCCTCAAGCATTGGTTAAGTGCCAGTCCCAAACTGGAACAGTTGGTCAGCGCGCCGATTTTAGTCAGTACCATTGATCACTTAATGCCAGCCACCGAAAGCCAACGTGGAGGCAAACAGATAGCGCCAATGCTGCGCTTGCTTACCTCAGATTTAGTGCTCGATGAACCGGACGATTTTGGCTTAGAGGATATGCCAGCCCTTTGTCGATTGGTTAATTGGGCGGGGATGCTCGGTTCACGAGTATTGCTCTCTTCGGCAACGTTGCCACCGTCACTGATAAAAACCTTGTTTGATGCTTACAAAGCCGGGCGTGAGCAGTTTAATCAAGCGCAATTTGCGGAGCAAAAGCAGCCACCAATTTGGTGTGCGTGGATTGATGAGTTCACAACGCAGACTGAGTCGTTATCTAATGTTTCCGATTTTGTTGCTGTTCACCGCAAATTTGTCGATAAGCGAGTTGCCAAGCTGCAACAGATCGATCAGCCATTACGTAAAGGCGCTATCGTGCAAGTAGATGATAACCAAATCGATACCACGGCAAATAGATCCGCTCGCGAAATGAGTGTCTATAAAACCGTTGCTCAAACCATTTACGAGCAAATACATCAATTGCATCAAGCCCATGCTGTGACCTCACCGAATGGCAAAAAAGTCTCATTAGGCGTGGTGCGCATGGCGAACATCAACCCAATGGTTGCCGTGGCACAACTCCTCTCCCAATTAGCGCCGCAGGCGAATGTGCGGATTTGCTATTGCGTCTATCACTCTCAATTTCCACTCGCATTACGTTCTTTTAAAGAGCACAAATTGGATCGGTTATTGGATAGACACGAGCCCGACAAGCTTTGGCAGCAACCTGAAATCAAAGCGGTATTAGATAGTGCCGAAGAAGAGAATATCGTTTTTGTGGTATTGGGTACGTCAGTCGTTGAAGTGGGGCGAGACCACGATTACGACTGGGCGATTGCTGAGCCAAGCTCGATGCGCGCATTAATTCAACTTGCTGGGCGTATTCAACGCCATCGCCAGCAAGTGCCTAACCAAGCCAATTTAGTGGTGCTCAATCAAAATATCAAAGCGTTAAAAGGTGATGCGATTGCTTATTGTCACCCTGGTTTTGAAAGTGCTGCTTTGCCATTAAACAGCCATGACATCAGTGAGTTATTGGGTGATGAATTGGCAAATGTTTCGGCGATCACTCGCGTGAAAGAACCGATTTACCACAGAACGGGTCGAGACTTTCTGAGTAATTCTAATTCAGGCAGAGACCGTGCTTATCCAGTGCAATCGTTTTTAGTGCAAGAACATCGAGCCTTGCGGTTTGCTTTAGAAAGCATGCCAAAGCCAGAGTTTTACCACAGTGGACGCGAGGCGAATCGCTGGTGGTCTGAAGAATACGGGAAATATGCAGTTTGGAATGCGGAATTTATTGAGCAAACGGAATTTCGCCAATCGGATCCACAAGAAGCTTTTGTATTGCGCCGTGACGAAGATGAGCAGTTGGAATGGTGTCAATTAGATACTTCTAGTAAACCCTATCAATTCAAAACGACATCCCATCGATTTAAGTCAGTAGGTATTGAATTAGCTGCTGGGTGTCAGTGGTGGTTTAACGATGATCCCATCGAGATTTACAGCCACTTTGCCGGGCAGTTTGGGCAAACCTTGAGCCACACAAGTGCGCGTTTGGGTGAAATCCAGCTTCGGGCGGAACAACAAGATCAAACCATCGAGTGGGCTTGGCATGAGCAACTGGGTGTGTTTCAACAAAATAATCAATAA